One Sulfuriferula thiophila DNA window includes the following coding sequences:
- a CDS encoding tryptophan--tRNA ligase: MYANRVLSGMRPTGGLHLGHYHGVLKNWVKLQHEHECLFFVADWHALTTHYDSPEIIQNNVWEMVIDWLAAGVDPNQATLFIQSQVPEHAELHLLLSMITPLGWLERIPTYKDQQEKLTEKDLSTYGFLGYPLLQSADILIYRANQVPVGEDQVPHIEFTREIARRFNHLYGREPGYEQKAEAAIKKMGSKKARLYEELRNRYQEQGDDAALEAGHALINEQQNLSLGDRERLFGYLEGGGKVILAEPQSLLTVASRMPGLDGQKMSKSYNNTITLREDAESVTKKIRTMPTDPARVRRTDPGTPDKCPVWALHQIYSDESTRNWVQNGCISAGIGCIECKQPVIEGVLKEQEPMRERAKMYTDSPSLVRNLIADGCEKAREHARDTMRDVREAMRLRYD; the protein is encoded by the coding sequence ATGTACGCAAATCGAGTTTTATCGGGCATGCGCCCGACAGGTGGTCTGCATTTGGGACACTATCATGGGGTATTAAAGAACTGGGTCAAGCTCCAGCATGAGCATGAATGTCTGTTCTTTGTGGCTGACTGGCATGCGCTGACTACGCATTATGACAGCCCTGAAATTATTCAGAATAATGTGTGGGAAATGGTGATTGACTGGCTGGCTGCCGGTGTTGATCCCAACCAGGCGACGTTGTTCATTCAATCGCAAGTTCCTGAGCATGCAGAATTGCATTTGCTGCTATCCATGATTACCCCGCTGGGTTGGCTGGAGCGCATCCCTACGTACAAGGATCAGCAGGAAAAACTGACTGAAAAGGATCTGTCGACTTATGGTTTCTTGGGTTATCCATTACTGCAGAGCGCTGATATTCTGATCTATCGTGCGAATCAGGTGCCAGTGGGTGAAGACCAGGTGCCGCACATTGAATTTACCCGTGAAATAGCACGCCGCTTTAACCATTTGTATGGCCGCGAACCTGGCTATGAACAAAAAGCCGAAGCTGCTATTAAGAAAATGGGCAGTAAGAAAGCTCGGCTGTATGAAGAGTTGCGCAATCGTTATCAGGAGCAGGGTGATGATGCTGCATTGGAAGCCGGTCATGCATTGATTAACGAGCAGCAGAACCTCTCATTGGGTGATCGTGAACGTTTATTTGGTTACCTGGAAGGCGGTGGCAAGGTTATCCTCGCAGAGCCGCAGTCGTTATTGACGGTTGCATCGAGAATGCCGGGGTTGGATGGCCAGAAGATGTCCAAGTCTTATAACAACACGATCACTCTGCGCGAAGATGCAGAGAGCGTTACCAAGAAAATACGCACCATGCCTACTGATCCTGCCCGGGTACGGCGAACAGACCCAGGTACGCCTGACAAATGCCCAGTATGGGCATTGCATCAGATATATTCAGATGAATCCACGCGGAATTGGGTACAGAATGGGTGCATCAGTGCGGGGATAGGCTGTATAGAATGCAAGCAGCCAGTAATCGAGGGTGTGCTGAAAGAACAGGAACCCATGCGTGAACGTGCGAAAATGTACACGGATAGCCCATCGCTTGTGCGTAATCTGATTGCTGACGGCTGTGAAAAGGCGCGCGAACATGCGCGTGATACGATGCGTGATGTACGTGAAGCGATGCGCTTGCGGTATGACTGA
- a CDS encoding site-2 protease family protein, with the protein MELNLIQKITVWAIPVIFAITLHEAAHGYVAKFFGDKTAWMLGRVTLNPLKHIDPVGTILVPLAILLMSKLLGGGFILFGWAKPVPVNFGALRNPKRNMLWVAVAGPAANLLMAIFWALIIKLGISLGDNYTQPMALMGAAGIFINAILMALNLLPLPPLDGGRITLSLLPNRYAYRYAQLEPYGFYILLALMFIGWLGLILSPILAVTLVVVSSFSGLSHGDLVTLIQIITH; encoded by the coding sequence ATGGAACTCAACCTGATACAAAAAATTACTGTTTGGGCGATCCCCGTCATTTTTGCAATTACGCTACATGAGGCAGCGCATGGATATGTTGCCAAGTTTTTTGGTGATAAGACTGCCTGGATGCTAGGGCGCGTCACACTGAACCCATTGAAGCATATTGATCCGGTTGGCACGATACTTGTACCGCTAGCTATACTGTTAATGAGTAAATTGCTTGGCGGCGGATTTATTCTGTTTGGCTGGGCCAAGCCTGTGCCGGTCAACTTCGGTGCATTACGTAACCCTAAGCGCAATATGCTCTGGGTGGCAGTTGCAGGCCCGGCAGCCAATTTGCTTATGGCCATATTTTGGGCGCTGATAATCAAGCTTGGAATCAGTCTGGGAGACAATTACACACAGCCCATGGCCCTGATGGGGGCTGCCGGAATATTTATCAATGCTATTCTGATGGCATTGAATCTGTTGCCGCTGCCACCCCTGGATGGCGGGCGCATTACCCTGAGCCTGCTGCCAAACCGTTACGCTTATCGCTATGCGCAACTTGAACCATATGGCTTTTATATCTTGCTGGCGTTGATGTTTATCGGCTGGCTGGGTCTTATTCTGAGCCCGATACTTGCCGTTACCTTAGTGGTAGTGAGCAGTTTTTCCGGGTTGTCTCATGGCGATTTAGTTACACTTATTCAAATCATTACACATTAA
- a CDS encoding L-threonylcarbamoyladenylate synthase: protein MAQFFTVHPDNPQPRLIKQAAAIVREGGVIALPTDSSYAIACHLGDKRAQDRIRALRDVDDKHHFTLMCRDLSEIAVYARIDNQQFRLLKANTPGSYTFILEATREVPKRLQHPKRNTIGLRVPDHPITLALLAELDEPLLTMTLILPGDTMPMHEADTIRDQLEHQLDLILDAGACGVDPTTVIDLSHGEPQLMRAGRGDLAPFGLD from the coding sequence ATGGCTCAATTTTTTACTGTCCATCCAGATAATCCCCAGCCACGCTTGATTAAACAGGCCGCAGCTATCGTGCGCGAAGGTGGTGTGATAGCGTTACCTACCGATTCCAGTTATGCAATTGCATGCCATTTGGGTGATAAGCGGGCGCAAGACCGAATAAGAGCGCTGCGTGATGTGGATGATAAGCACCACTTTACGTTAATGTGCCGTGATCTTTCCGAGATCGCTGTGTACGCGCGTATAGACAATCAACAATTTCGTTTGCTTAAAGCCAATACGCCGGGAAGCTATACTTTCATACTAGAGGCAACGCGAGAAGTACCTAAGCGACTGCAACATCCTAAACGCAATACCATAGGGTTGCGCGTGCCTGACCATCCGATTACGCTGGCTTTATTGGCAGAACTGGATGAGCCACTCCTCACCATGACACTGATTCTGCCTGGTGACACTATGCCTATGCATGAAGCTGACACGATTCGTGATCAGCTTGAGCATCAGCTAGATTTAATACTGGATGCGGGCGCTTGTGGTGTTGATCCGACCACCGTAATTGATTTAAGTCATGGCGAGCCGCAATTGATGCGGGCCGGCCGTGGTGATTTAGCCCCTTTTGGATTGGATTAA
- a CDS encoding 3',5'-nucleoside bisphosphate phosphatase translates to MFPQNIDLHCHSNVSDGMLPPADLVARAAGQGVTVLALTDHDDVAGLAQARDAAKELGLCLINGVEVSVSWGTHTLHIVGLNIDPEHPALVAGLEAIRAGRSERAIRMAEQLTKAGIPNSLAGAYQHADNPNLIGRMHFARYLVAQGLVKDVRTVFKKYLVKGKPGYVSHQWADLADAVGWIRASGGQAVIAHPGRYQMGSSKMHELLEAFKAAGGEGIEVVTGSHTPEQYPHFANLAQKFGLLSSRGSDFHAPGEGYRDIGRLPPLPDMCTPIWQDWDCK, encoded by the coding sequence ATGTTCCCGCAAAATATCGATTTGCACTGCCATTCTAATGTATCTGATGGCATGCTGCCGCCTGCTGATCTGGTTGCTCGCGCAGCCGGGCAAGGCGTGACAGTGCTGGCGTTGACGGATCATGATGATGTGGCTGGTTTGGCGCAAGCACGCGATGCTGCTAAAGAGTTGGGCTTGTGTTTAATCAATGGTGTTGAAGTTTCCGTAAGCTGGGGTACGCATACCCTGCATATTGTTGGATTGAATATTGACCCTGAACATCCCGCTTTAGTCGCGGGATTGGAAGCAATTCGTGCTGGCCGTAGCGAGCGCGCCATCAGAATGGCTGAACAGCTTACTAAAGCTGGCATTCCCAATAGTCTGGCGGGTGCCTATCAGCATGCGGACAATCCCAATTTAATCGGCCGTATGCATTTTGCTCGTTATCTGGTGGCGCAAGGCTTGGTTAAGGATGTACGTACAGTTTTTAAAAAATACCTGGTGAAGGGCAAGCCGGGTTATGTCTCGCATCAGTGGGCTGATCTCGCTGATGCTGTGGGCTGGATCCGTGCCAGTGGCGGGCAGGCAGTGATAGCGCATCCCGGACGCTATCAAATGGGCAGCAGTAAAATGCATGAATTGCTGGAGGCTTTCAAAGCGGCAGGTGGCGAGGGAATTGAAGTCGTTACTGGCAGTCATACACCTGAGCAATATCCGCATTTTGCCAATTTGGCGCAAAAATTTGGTTTATTGAGTTCGCGCGGTTCTGATTTTCATGCGCCGGGTGAAGGCTATCGTGATATTGGCCGGTTACCACCGTTGCCAGATATGTGCACACCTATTTGGCAAGACTGGGATTGTAAATAA
- a CDS encoding septation protein A — translation MKYLFDFFPILLFFIAYKFGGIYVATSVGIAASFVQIGWLLLRGKKVDTMMWLSLAIIVVFGGATLLLHDETFIKWKPTVLYWLFALGLLVSSVFFKKNVIRTMMGEQIKLPEPIWRNLNLSWVLFFITMGLANLYVAFTFNTDTWVNFKLFGSTAMMFIFIIAQGVVLNKYVDDKES, via the coding sequence ATGAAATATCTATTTGATTTCTTCCCCATCCTGCTGTTTTTTATAGCCTATAAATTCGGTGGCATCTATGTTGCCACCAGTGTCGGCATTGCTGCCAGTTTTGTGCAAATTGGATGGCTGCTGTTACGGGGGAAAAAAGTAGACACGATGATGTGGCTAAGTCTGGCAATTATCGTCGTATTTGGCGGAGCGACGTTACTCCTGCATGACGAAACCTTTATCAAATGGAAACCAACTGTCTTGTACTGGCTGTTTGCATTAGGCTTGCTGGTCAGCTCGGTATTTTTTAAAAAGAACGTCATTCGCACCATGATGGGTGAGCAAATCAAACTTCCAGAACCCATCTGGCGCAACCTGAATTTAAGCTGGGTGCTATTTTTTATCACCATGGGGCTTGCAAATCTTTATGTTGCCTTCACCTTCAATACAGACACATGGGTGAATTTCAAATTATTCGGCAGCACTGCTATGATGTTCATATTTATCATTGCACAAGGTGTCGTACTCAATAAATATGTGGACGATAAAGAATCATGA
- a CDS encoding YciI family protein — protein sequence MSNWYAIIGEDVADSIEKRMGVRPAHLARLQTLQDLGRLLIAGPFPAIDSNDPGPAGFSGSLIVAEFDSLADAQTWADADPYVSAGVYTHVTVKPFKKVFPA from the coding sequence ATGAGTAACTGGTACGCTATTATCGGTGAAGATGTTGCGGACAGCATTGAAAAACGTATGGGCGTCCGCCCTGCTCACCTTGCCCGCCTGCAAACCCTGCAAGACCTGGGGCGTCTACTGATTGCAGGGCCTTTCCCCGCAATCGACAGCAACGACCCAGGCCCTGCTGGATTTAGCGGCAGCTTAATCGTAGCAGAGTTTGATTCCCTAGCTGACGCACAAACATGGGCCGATGCCGATCCATACGTGAGTGCCGGCGTTTACACACATGTCACCGTTAAACCTTTCAAGAAAGTCTTTCCCGCATGA
- a CDS encoding BolA family protein produces the protein MTTVELMQEKLAILQPSLLEIEDESALHAGHAGAKSGGGHYRLRIVSQAFAQQNTLARHRLVYATLGNLMQNKIHALSITAYSTEEIL, from the coding sequence ATGACCACAGTTGAACTAATGCAGGAAAAACTAGCCATACTGCAGCCAAGCTTGCTAGAAATTGAAGATGAAAGCGCATTGCATGCGGGTCATGCAGGTGCCAAAAGTGGCGGCGGCCATTACCGCTTGCGCATCGTCTCCCAAGCTTTTGCACAACAGAATACTCTTGCGCGACATCGCTTAGTATATGCAACACTCGGTAATTTAATGCAAAATAAAATTCACGCGCTTAGTATCACAGCGTACAGCACTGAAGAAATCTTATAA
- a CDS encoding peptidylprolyl isomerase has protein sequence MQLKKIAIATVCAFGLTALTGCNAAEENKTAVTKAAAAPAPAASTSKALAVVNGVAIPQAQFDILKQDRAAQGQPMNDQTTAALRDSLINAEILAQEATKKGLDKDATIQSRLNLAKTQMLAQAYIADYVKSHPVTEEAMKAEYERVKGMMGTKEYEVRHILVDNEAEAKDIIAQLGKKAKFEDLAKKKSKDSSAANGGQLGWVAPGNLVKEFAEAMVSLKKGEYTKTPVHSKFGWHVIRVDEIRDLKLPPYDQIKDQLRADMDQQMVKKLVTDLRASAKVE, from the coding sequence ATGCAACTGAAAAAAATCGCTATCGCTACCGTTTGCGCATTTGGATTGACCGCGCTCACCGGTTGCAATGCTGCTGAAGAAAATAAAACTGCTGTTACCAAAGCTGCTGCAGCACCAGCACCAGCAGCAAGCACCAGTAAAGCCCTTGCTGTAGTGAATGGCGTTGCCATTCCTCAAGCCCAGTTTGACATTCTCAAGCAAGATCGCGCCGCACAAGGCCAGCCAATGAATGACCAGACCACTGCCGCGCTGCGTGACAGCCTGATCAATGCAGAAATTCTGGCTCAAGAAGCTACGAAAAAAGGTTTAGATAAAGATGCAACAATCCAGTCTCGCCTGAATTTAGCCAAGACCCAAATGCTCGCTCAAGCCTACATCGCGGACTATGTTAAATCGCACCCGGTAACTGAAGAAGCGATGAAAGCAGAGTACGAACGTGTCAAAGGCATGATGGGCACCAAAGAATATGAAGTTCGTCATATCCTCGTTGATAATGAAGCTGAAGCTAAAGACATCATTGCTCAACTAGGCAAAAAAGCTAAATTTGAAGATCTGGCCAAGAAAAAGTCGAAAGATTCCTCTGCTGCCAATGGTGGTCAATTGGGCTGGGTAGCACCAGGCAATCTCGTTAAAGAATTTGCTGAAGCCATGGTATCCTTGAAAAAAGGCGAATACACCAAGACGCCAGTACACAGCAAATTTGGCTGGCACGTCATCCGTGTTGACGAAATCCGTGACCTGAAACTGCCGCCTTATGATCAAATCAAAGATCAATTGCGTGCCGATATGGATCAGCAAATGGTGAAAAAATTAGTTACAGATTTACGCGCAAGTGCTAAAGTAGAATAA
- the hfq gene encoding RNA chaperone Hfq: MKNLQDQFLNALRKEHVLVSVFLVNGIKLVGKIESFDQYMVMLKGHDNVSQAIFKHAISTLSPSRQINIDASSVD, from the coding sequence ATGAAAAATTTACAAGACCAATTTCTGAATGCCCTGCGTAAAGAACATGTGCTCGTTTCCGTGTTCTTGGTAAACGGCATTAAATTAGTAGGGAAAATCGAATCTTTCGATCAATACATGGTAATGCTAAAAGGCCATGACAATGTCAGCCAGGCTATTTTCAAACATGCCATATCTACACTATCACCATCACGGCAAATTAATATAGATGCCAGCAGCGTGGATTAA
- a CDS encoding diiron oxygenase has translation MAHAELSLLEQLSTNSSPYADPLTRLDWDALDLDRAWLPEEAVSLFGLPEYAALPEAIRIRLSQYEFTGFIQAGIWLEAIFIERLSKNLKHTQSVQELAYYLHEIREESGHSLMFLKLMENSGLRLPGIWRNRPFAADFLGRHTPLNTTLFWLAVTIGEEVPDRLNRYVRTQGHDKVDDVIRQMCTLHIIDEARHIAHARSALEASLTHCGKLERKLLTPIVNLLIRQFVRTFYLPNADVYELAGLNPGKQWRELARKNPARREFILKCLNPTLHMLRSHGFAVADPVL, from the coding sequence ATGGCGCACGCAGAACTCTCCTTACTTGAGCAACTTTCAACTAACAGCTCACCCTACGCTGACCCTTTAACTAGGTTAGATTGGGATGCGCTCGATCTTGATCGCGCTTGGTTACCAGAAGAAGCGGTTTCGTTATTCGGCTTGCCTGAATATGCAGCACTACCAGAGGCAATACGCATTCGTCTATCGCAATACGAATTCACAGGATTTATCCAGGCAGGAATTTGGCTAGAAGCGATTTTTATTGAACGCTTGTCTAAGAATCTTAAGCACACGCAGTCCGTACAAGAACTCGCTTATTACTTGCACGAGATTCGTGAAGAATCCGGGCATAGCCTGATGTTTTTGAAGCTGATGGAGAACAGTGGGTTACGTTTGCCGGGGATATGGCGTAATCGCCCTTTTGCTGCCGATTTCCTCGGTCGCCACACCCCGCTCAACACGACACTTTTCTGGTTGGCTGTCACCATTGGCGAAGAGGTTCCCGACAGACTCAATCGCTATGTTCGCACCCAAGGCCACGATAAAGTCGATGATGTTATACGTCAAATGTGCACGCTGCATATCATTGATGAAGCACGGCATATTGCGCATGCTCGCAGTGCCCTGGAAGCCAGTTTAACGCACTGCGGCAAGCTGGAGCGCAAGTTACTCACCCCCATTGTCAATTTATTGATTCGTCAGTTTGTACGTACGTTTTACTTACCTAATGCTGATGTCTATGAGCTAGCCGGACTCAACCCTGGTAAGCAATGGCGCGAGCTTGCCCGCAAAAATCCAGCGCGTCGTGAGTTTATTCTGAAATGCCTGAATCCGACTCTGCATATGCTACGCAGTCACGGATTTGCTGTCGCTGATCCCGTGTTATAA
- a CDS encoding P-II family nitrogen regulator, translating into MKKIDAIIKPFKLDEVREALSEIGVTGLTVTEVKGFGRQKGHTELYRGAEYVVDFLPKVKIEIVVADGLAEQAIETIVTAARTGKIGDGKIFVSNVEQVIRIRTGENGEAAI; encoded by the coding sequence ATGAAAAAAATAGATGCCATAATCAAGCCGTTCAAGCTGGATGAAGTACGCGAAGCCCTGTCCGAGATTGGTGTAACGGGTTTAACGGTTACCGAGGTCAAAGGTTTTGGTCGGCAGAAAGGTCATACAGAACTGTACCGTGGTGCTGAGTATGTTGTTGATTTCTTGCCGAAAGTGAAAATTGAAATCGTGGTGGCGGATGGTCTGGCTGAGCAAGCCATAGAAACGATTGTTACGGCAGCCCGCACCGGAAAAATAGGTGACGGTAAGATTTTTGTATCGAATGTGGAGCAAGTGATCCGTATCCGTACTGGCGAGAATGGTGAAGCCGCAATCTGA
- a CDS encoding NAD+ synthase yields the protein MKIALAQMNAIVGDIAGNASKIIDAATQAKLSNAGILLTPELALSGYPPEDLLFRDDFYEQIDDALARLLKFSHGITLVVGHPAKQGKLRYNAASVLRDGTIIGTYHKQSLPNHTVFDEERYFSRGDKACVFEQDGIRFGVNICADVWHADAPRCAADATADVLLVLNASPYHMDKLDERHAVVRDRIRETDMAVLYCNLVGGQDELVFDGGSFAMDANGQLTNQFPACLEAVYYVELDGVSPVLAEICPELAIEASVYQVLVLGLKDYVHKNRFPGVLLGLSGGIDSALTLAIAVDALGADKVHAVMMPSEFTADISIADSREMVATLGVEYTELPIKPLFEEFLTSLAPSFANRPFDLTEENIQARVRGTLLMALSNKFGQLVITTGNKSEMAVGYATLYGDMAGGFAVLRDVPKTLVYRLSNYRNQLSPVIPQRIIDRPPSAELRPDQKDQDSLPEYAILDVIIDRYVEQDESVAKIIAAGFNADEVTRVVRMIDRSEYKRRQAPVGTRITSRAFGKDRRYPITNRFNSNKEQIK from the coding sequence ATGAAAATCGCGCTGGCGCAAATGAACGCCATAGTTGGCGATATTGCTGGAAATGCCAGCAAGATCATTGATGCCGCTACACAAGCTAAATTGTCCAATGCGGGTATTCTGCTTACGCCTGAATTGGCGTTGTCAGGCTATCCGCCTGAGGACTTGCTGTTCAGGGATGATTTCTATGAGCAGATTGATGATGCATTAGCGCGATTGCTTAAATTTTCACATGGCATCACCTTGGTTGTAGGTCACCCCGCCAAGCAGGGTAAGCTGCGTTACAATGCGGCATCCGTATTGCGTGATGGCACGATAATCGGCACCTACCATAAGCAGAGTTTGCCAAATCACACCGTATTTGACGAAGAGCGGTATTTTTCACGCGGCGATAAGGCATGCGTGTTTGAACAGGATGGTATACGTTTTGGCGTCAATATCTGCGCTGATGTCTGGCATGCGGATGCGCCACGCTGTGCGGCGGATGCGACAGCGGATGTATTGCTGGTGCTAAATGCTTCTCCGTATCATATGGATAAGCTGGATGAACGACATGCGGTCGTGCGCGACCGTATACGTGAAACAGATATGGCCGTGTTGTATTGCAATCTGGTAGGTGGGCAGGATGAGCTTGTGTTTGATGGCGGTTCATTTGCGATGGATGCCAATGGTCAGTTAACGAATCAGTTCCCGGCTTGTCTTGAGGCTGTTTACTATGTTGAGCTGGATGGCGTGTCCCCGGTACTAGCCGAAATTTGTCCTGAACTTGCAATTGAAGCCAGTGTTTATCAGGTGCTGGTTTTGGGGCTGAAAGATTACGTCCACAAAAATCGCTTTCCTGGTGTGTTGCTCGGTTTGTCAGGTGGTATCGACTCTGCATTGACGCTGGCAATAGCTGTTGATGCATTGGGTGCTGATAAAGTTCATGCGGTCATGATGCCGTCCGAGTTTACCGCAGATATAAGTATCGCAGATTCCCGAGAGATGGTGGCTACACTGGGTGTTGAATATACTGAATTGCCTATTAAACCGTTGTTTGAAGAGTTTTTGACCAGCCTTGCTCCCAGTTTTGCTAATCGTCCGTTTGACTTAACTGAAGAGAATATTCAGGCACGCGTACGTGGTACCTTATTAATGGCTTTATCAAACAAATTTGGTCAGTTGGTTATTACCACGGGCAACAAGTCTGAAATGGCAGTAGGGTACGCGACCTTGTATGGTGATATGGCAGGTGGTTTTGCGGTGCTGCGTGATGTCCCAAAGACCTTGGTATATCGATTAAGTAATTATCGTAATCAGTTAAGTCCGGTTATTCCGCAACGGATAATAGATCGTCCGCCTTCAGCTGAATTACGTCCCGATCAGAAAGATCAGGATTCGTTGCCCGAATATGCAATTCTGGATGTTATTATTGACCGCTATGTGGAACAGGACGAAAGCGTTGCCAAGATTATTGCTGCCGGATTTAATGCGGATGAAGTTACGCGTGTTGTGCGTATGATAGACAGAAGCGAATATAAACGTCGTCAGGCACCCGTTGGTACCCGCATTACCTCACGTGCATTTGGTAAGGATAGACGTTACCCGATAACGAATCGATTTAATTCTAATAAGGAGCAAATTAAATGA
- the sucD gene encoding succinate--CoA ligase subunit alpha: protein MSILVNKNTKVICQGFTGKQGTFHSEQAVAYGTQMVGGVTPGKGGQSHLNLPVFNTVRDAVHQTGANASVIYVPANYAADSIMEAADAGIALIVCITEGIPVLDMLNVKAALRANGAKLIGPNCPGIITPDECKIGIMPGFIHQRGKIGIVSRSGTLTYEAVNQTTQLGLGQTTCVGIGGDPIKGLDFIDCLAMFEADPETEAIIMVGEIGGTREEEAADYIKHHVTKPVAAYIAGQTAPKGKRMGHAGAIIAGGSGTAEAKMRALADAGVVVAASPAEMGLAVQQAMQR, encoded by the coding sequence ATGAGCATACTTGTAAATAAAAACACTAAAGTGATTTGCCAGGGATTTACAGGCAAGCAGGGAACATTTCATTCCGAGCAGGCTGTTGCCTATGGCACGCAGATGGTGGGCGGAGTAACGCCGGGTAAAGGCGGGCAGAGCCATTTGAATCTGCCGGTTTTTAATACCGTGCGCGATGCAGTACATCAGACTGGCGCGAATGCCAGCGTGATTTATGTGCCTGCCAATTATGCTGCAGATTCGATTATGGAAGCAGCAGATGCCGGTATTGCATTAATCGTGTGTATTACCGAGGGTATCCCGGTGCTGGATATGCTTAATGTCAAAGCGGCACTGCGTGCTAATGGCGCCAAACTGATTGGTCCAAACTGCCCCGGGATAATTACACCGGATGAATGCAAAATCGGCATCATGCCGGGTTTTATTCATCAACGCGGCAAGATTGGCATTGTTTCCCGTTCCGGCACATTAACCTATGAAGCCGTCAATCAGACCACTCAGTTGGGTCTGGGCCAGACTACTTGTGTCGGTATTGGCGGAGATCCCATTAAGGGTCTGGATTTTATTGATTGCCTGGCGATGTTTGAAGCTGACCCTGAGACTGAAGCCATTATCATGGTGGGTGAAATTGGCGGCACACGGGAAGAAGAGGCTGCTGATTATATCAAGCATCACGTCACCAAACCGGTTGCTGCCTATATTGCCGGACAAACGGCACCCAAAGGTAAGCGTATGGGGCATGCCGGCGCAATTATCGCTGGCGGCAGCGGGACTGCTGAGGCAAAAATGCGTGCGTTGGCTGATGCCGGTGTTGTCGTAGCCGCATCCCCCGCCGAGATGGGGCTGGCAGTGCAGCAGGCGATGCAGCGATGA
- the sucC gene encoding ADP-forming succinate--CoA ligase subunit beta yields the protein MNLHEYQAKQLLREFSIDTPRGIVVEDPSHAELAATGYLGGEAWVIKAQIHAGGRGKAGGVRIVKSLDALREAASELLGTHLVTYQNAPEGQLVGRLLVEETLDIAREMYLSLLVDRETERVAVVASSAGGMEIEEVAQTQPELILREYCDPVLGLQEFQCRNLAFGLGLTGSHVGDMTRMLRALYKLFIESDLSLLEINPLVITQGGRMVALDCKMALDDNALGRQKKFADMRDDSQIDSKEVAAQEAGLNYIALNGNIGCMVNGAGLAMATMDLIKLHGGEPANFLDVGGGATAETVAKAFKIILSDSQVKAVLVNIFGGIMRCDIIADGIITAVKEVGVTVPVVVRLEGTNVALGKQKLAASGLDIITADGLTDAAQRAVAAVKGAA from the coding sequence ATGAATTTACACGAATATCAAGCAAAGCAGTTGTTACGCGAATTCAGTATCGATACTCCACGTGGTATCGTTGTTGAAGATCCTTCTCATGCCGAGTTGGCAGCGACGGGTTATTTAGGTGGTGAAGCCTGGGTGATTAAAGCCCAGATTCATGCTGGCGGTCGCGGTAAAGCCGGTGGCGTACGTATAGTAAAATCGCTGGATGCTTTGCGTGAAGCCGCATCTGAATTGTTAGGCACACATCTGGTGACTTATCAGAATGCGCCTGAAGGCCAATTGGTAGGACGGTTATTGGTTGAAGAAACTCTGGATATTGCCAGGGAAATGTATTTGAGCTTGCTGGTCGATCGCGAAACCGAGCGGGTGGCAGTGGTGGCATCCAGTGCGGGGGGTATGGAGATTGAGGAAGTCGCACAAACTCAGCCTGAGCTGATTTTGCGCGAATACTGTGATCCTGTTCTTGGCTTGCAGGAATTCCAGTGCCGCAATCTGGCTTTTGGGCTGGGTTTGACTGGCAGTCACGTCGGAGACATGACACGCATGCTGCGTGCTCTGTATAAGTTGTTTATTGAGTCGGATTTAAGCTTGCTGGAAATTAACCCGCTGGTAATTACCCAAGGCGGTCGCATGGTGGCATTGGACTGCAAAATGGCGCTGGATGATAACGCGCTAGGACGGCAGAAAAAATTTGCTGACATGCGTGACGATAGTCAGATAGACAGCAAGGAAGTTGCTGCACAAGAGGCAGGCCTGAATTACATCGCCCTTAACGGTAACATCGGCTGCATGGTCAACGGCGCCGGACTGGCCATGGCGACAATGGATCTGATTAAGCTGCATGGTGGTGAGCCTGCTAATTTTCTTGACGTGGGCGGTGGGGCAACGGCTGAAACTGTTGCCAAGGCATTCAAGATTATCCTCTCAGACAGCCAGGTGAAGGCTGTTCTGGTCAATATTTTTGGTGGAATCATGCGTTGCGATATCATTGCTGACGGTATTATTACTGCGGTGAAAGAGGTCGGCGTGACTGTGCCCGTGGTGGTGCGTCTGGAAGGTACGAATGTAGCGCTGGGTAAGCAGAAACTGGCTGCAAGTGGATTAGATATTATTACTGCGGATGGTTTGACAGATGCAGCGCAACGCGCTGTGGCAGCAGTAAAGGGTGCAGCATGA